The Centroberyx gerrardi isolate f3 chromosome 7, fCenGer3.hap1.cur.20231027, whole genome shotgun sequence genome contains a region encoding:
- the LOC139921934 gene encoding deoxyhypusine synthase-like, whose amino-acid sequence MSNHNHPLKTELYKKSVTIPDDVPKVRGYDFNNGVDHRALLQSYVNMGFQATNVGLAIQQINSMIEKRLEPVEAVNGSVEEDSSNCPCQIGCTIFLGYTSNLISCGVRESIRYLAEHRMVDVLVTTAGGIEEDLIKCLAPTYMGDFALPGKDLFQKGLNRIGNLLMPNDNYCLFEEWLLPIYKQMLVEQNTQGVRWTPSKMIHRLGKEINNPESVYYWAYKNNIPVFSPALTDGALGDVFYVFSAKNPGLVSDIVEDITRLNDITVASNRTGMIILGGGIVKHHIANSNFLRNGADYCVYVNTGQEFDGSDSGARPDEAVSWGKIRTDAKPVKVFADASIVFPLLMAETFARHADKLIAGKKKE is encoded by the exons ATGTCAAACCATAACCACCCACTTAAAACGGAGCTCTATAAGAAGAGCGTCACCATCCCAGATGATGTGCCCAAGGTCCGGGGCTATGACTTCAACAATGGGGTGGACCACCGAGCCCTGCTACAGTCTTACGTCAACATGGGCTTCCAGGCCACTAATGTGGGTTTGGCTATCCAGCAGATCAACAGCATG ATAGAGAAGCGTCTGGAGCCGGTGGAGGCAGTGAATGGAAGTGTTGAGGAAGACTCCTCAAACTGCCCCTGCCAAATAGGCTGCACCATCTTCCTCGGTTACACCTCTAACCTCATCAGCTGTGGAGTCAGGGAGAGCATCCGCTACCTAGCAGAGCACAGAATG GTGGATGTCTTAGTGACCACAGCTGGAGGCATAGAGGAGGATCTGATCAAGTGTCTGGCCCCCACCTACATGGGAGACTTTGCCCTGCCGGGCAAGGACCTGTTTCAAAAGGGCCTCAACAG GATAGGGAACCTTCTGATGCCCAATGATAACTACTGTCTGTTTGAGGAATGGCTGCTGCCCATCTATAAGCAGATGCTGGTGGAGCAGAACACTCAG GGCGTCCGTTGGACCCCATCTAAGATGATCCACCGGCTGGGCAAGGAGATCAACAACCCCGAGTCTGTCTACTACTGGGCCTACAAG AATAACATCCCAGTGTTCAGCCCTGCCCTGACAGACGGCGCTCTGGGAGACGTCTTCTACGTCTTCTCAGCTAAGAACCCTGGCTTGGTGTCGGACATAGTGGAGG ATATCACTAGGCTGAACGACATTACAGTGGCTTCCAACCGGACGGGGATGATCATCCTGGGCGGTGGCATAGTCAAACACCACATCGCCAATTCCAATTTCTTG AGGAATGGAGCCGACTACTGTGTGTACGTGAACACAGGCCAGGAGTTTGATGGCTCTGACTCCGGGGCCAGACCCGATGAGGCCGTGTCCTGGGGCAAGATCAGAACAGATGCTAAACCTGTGAAG GTGTTCGCAGACGCCTCTATAGTCTTCCCTCTGTTGATGGCTGAGACCTTTGCACGCCATGCTGATAAGCTGATTGCTGGCAAGAAAAAGGAATGA